From Alienimonas californiensis, a single genomic window includes:
- a CDS encoding DNA phosphorothioation-associated protein 4, with amino-acid sequence MERLRRDDREGVFDTNQKTLMFAAAVGWATARDEVDLTEQVPSKTGDSIRLDIFRTADDLPFLDALAVDREDDLKVMSDERQPDRITLFEQYAAAGLAKMRHYCIEDNPDSLLDGLIRLMTDLDREAGGDLPGLDGVF; translated from the coding sequence ATGGAGCGACTTCGTCGCGACGATCGCGAAGGCGTCTTCGACACGAACCAAAAAACGCTTATGTTCGCCGCGGCCGTCGGCTGGGCGACCGCTCGAGACGAGGTCGACCTGACCGAGCAGGTCCCGTCCAAGACGGGGGACAGCATCCGGTTGGACATCTTCCGAACGGCGGACGATCTGCCGTTCCTCGACGCCCTCGCCGTTGATCGGGAGGACGACCTCAAGGTGATGTCGGACGAACGGCAGCCGGATCGGATCACACTGTTCGAACAATACGCCGCCGCCGGTCTCGCCAAAATGCGGCACTACTGCATCGAGGACAATCCGGACTCCCTTCTAGACGGTCTCATCCGGCTTATGACGGATCTCGATCGCGAAGCCGGGGGCGACCTTCCTGGCTTGGACGGGGTGTTTTAG
- a CDS encoding aminotransferase class V-fold PLP-dependent enzyme: MPEHPVYLDCNATTPLLPAARDAMLEWLDPARPANPGSRTHGYGAAAAKAVQRAREQVAAAAGLPASGVIFTSGATEANNLALLGLAASDAAVKRKHIVSTGIEHHAVLEPLESLAARGFDVTFVQPEASGRVDPSRILDEVRDDTLLVSVMHVNNETGVIQPIEAIADGLGDRPVFLHVDAAQGFCKDPEPLRHDRVDLIAVSGHKLGGPMGIGALLMKKRRFRPPPLVAVQLGGGQERGLRPGTLPTALLVGFGAAAEAAASGTQEWRVACERYRRGILEGLAALPHGVDFNTDPDTALPNCVNVSIRDGADGWLDGEAVLLAWKGLLAASNGSACTSAGTEPSHVLRAHDLSEARVRGAVRLSWCERTPALNWQAVGQAAARLI; this comes from the coding sequence ATGCCTGAACATCCGGTCTATCTGGACTGCAATGCGACCACGCCGCTGCTCCCGGCGGCCCGCGACGCGATGCTGGAGTGGCTGGATCCGGCCCGCCCGGCGAACCCCGGCAGCCGCACCCACGGCTACGGAGCGGCGGCAGCGAAGGCCGTGCAGCGGGCTCGCGAGCAGGTCGCCGCCGCGGCGGGCCTGCCGGCGTCCGGCGTTATTTTCACGTCGGGGGCGACGGAGGCGAACAACCTCGCCCTGCTCGGGCTCGCCGCCTCGGACGCGGCAGTCAAGCGGAAGCACATCGTCTCCACTGGCATTGAACACCACGCGGTTCTCGAGCCGTTGGAATCTCTCGCCGCCCGAGGGTTCGACGTCACGTTCGTGCAGCCGGAAGCGAGCGGACGCGTCGATCCGTCGCGAATCCTTGATGAGGTCCGCGACGACACCTTGCTGGTGTCCGTCATGCACGTGAACAACGAGACCGGCGTGATACAGCCGATCGAGGCGATCGCGGACGGCCTCGGCGACCGTCCCGTCTTCCTGCACGTCGACGCTGCACAAGGCTTCTGTAAGGACCCCGAGCCGCTCCGACACGACCGTGTGGACCTGATCGCTGTCAGCGGCCACAAACTCGGCGGTCCGATGGGTATCGGCGCGTTGCTGATGAAGAAACGTCGTTTTCGCCCGCCGCCGCTAGTCGCGGTGCAACTTGGGGGTGGTCAGGAACGAGGTTTACGCCCGGGCACGCTTCCGACGGCGTTACTCGTAGGCTTTGGTGCCGCTGCAGAAGCGGCAGCAAGCGGCACTCAAGAGTGGCGAGTTGCCTGCGAGCGTTACCGGCGGGGTATCCTGGAAGGTCTTGCCGCTCTCCCCCACGGCGTCGACTTCAATACAGACCCGGACACCGCCCTGCCGAACTGCGTGAACGTCAGCATCCGCGACGGCGCCGACGGCTGGCTTGACGGCGAAGCGGTTCTACTGGCATGGAAAGGCCTGCTGGCAGCCAGCAATGGCTCTGCCTGCACCTCCGCGGGCACGGAGCCGAGCCACGTACTGCGGGCACACGATCTCTCCGAAGCCAGGGTGCGGGGTGCCGTGCGGTTGAGTTGGTGCGAGCGAACCCCGGCGTTGAATTGGCAGGCTGTCGGGCAGGCGGCGGCTCGCTTGATCTGA
- the dndB gene encoding DNA sulfur modification protein DndB — protein MNRKAAPPAVGSGLASGRERRQIGRVSFGYDFPAIRGIQAGREYYISMCPLRLVPKLFTFDNEELPPELRAQRALNKGRLPEITRYVLDNPDDYCFSAITASIDSDVQFEPLDEDGLLGKLSIPMGAKLIINDGQHRRAAVQRALEENPDLGDESIAVVFFLDLGLERCQQMFADLNRHVVRPSKSIGVLYDHRDDKAVLARLMVLGSDFFKPLVELEGSSLSPRSKRLFTLSAIYNANTALLDRLEIEDRDEARKLAVAWWEAVADHVPEWRLVHQHKMSAGDVRKQFIHTHSTTLVALGRTGNSLLHADSDPKVWRAKLEPLRTLRWGRTEEVWQGRTVINGQVKKGDQNVRLTANAIKTHLGLPLGPEERRAEEQFTPPRGDRR, from the coding sequence GTGAACAGGAAAGCCGCCCCGCCCGCCGTGGGCAGCGGTCTGGCCAGTGGGCGGGAGCGACGGCAGATCGGGCGAGTAAGCTTCGGATACGACTTCCCTGCGATCCGCGGCATCCAAGCCGGTCGGGAATACTACATCAGCATGTGCCCGCTGAGGTTGGTGCCCAAGCTGTTCACGTTCGACAACGAAGAACTGCCGCCCGAACTGCGGGCACAGCGGGCGTTGAACAAGGGGCGTCTGCCGGAGATCACCCGGTACGTACTCGACAACCCGGACGACTACTGCTTTAGCGCTATCACCGCCTCGATCGATTCTGACGTCCAGTTCGAGCCGCTCGACGAAGATGGGCTGCTCGGCAAGCTCAGCATCCCGATGGGGGCGAAGCTCATCATCAACGACGGTCAGCACCGGCGGGCGGCGGTGCAGCGTGCGTTGGAGGAGAACCCCGACCTGGGCGACGAAAGCATCGCGGTCGTGTTCTTCCTCGATCTCGGGCTGGAACGCTGCCAGCAGATGTTCGCGGACCTCAACCGGCACGTCGTCCGCCCGAGCAAAAGCATCGGCGTGCTCTACGACCACCGCGACGACAAGGCAGTCCTCGCCCGGTTAATGGTGCTCGGCAGCGACTTCTTCAAGCCGCTGGTCGAACTGGAGGGCAGCAGCCTGTCGCCCAGGTCGAAGCGGCTATTCACCCTCTCGGCGATCTATAACGCCAATACGGCTCTCCTAGATCGGCTGGAGATCGAAGATCGCGACGAGGCTAGGAAACTAGCCGTGGCGTGGTGGGAGGCCGTCGCGGATCATGTGCCGGAGTGGCGGCTTGTTCACCAGCACAAGATGAGCGCGGGGGACGTTCGCAAGCAGTTCATCCACACGCACAGCACCACGCTCGTCGCATTGGGCAGAACGGGCAACTCGCTGCTGCACGCCGACTCGGACCCGAAGGTGTGGCGTGCGAAGTTGGAACCGCTCCGCACGCTCCGTTGGGGCCGAACGGAGGAGGTCTGGCAGGGCCGCACCGTCATCAACGGGCAGGTCAAGAAGGGAGACCAGAACGTGCGGCTGACCGCGAATGCGATCAAGACGCACCTCGGATTGCCGCTCGGACCGGAAGAACGGCGGGCCGAGGAACAGTTCACCCCGCCGAGGGGCGACCGCCGATGA
- the dndC gene encoding DNA phosphorothioation system sulfurtransferase DndC: MGGGSAFDGGMSGELAALRTEICTLYKDDAVPWVIGYSGGKDSTAILQLVWRALEKLPAAERTKPVHVISTDTLVENPVVAAWVSGSLKKIGDAAREQGLPIQSHRLTPPVEDTFWVNLIGRGYPAPRNKFRWCTNRLKIQPSNNFIRDVVRENGEAILVLGTRRAESQARARNMAKHAENAVRDRLSPNVTLPNCLIYTPIERWANDDVWAFLTREGNPWGQDNHALMGMYRGASEDGECPLVVDKTTPSCGNSRFGCYVCTLVDQDRSMAAMIQNDAEKEWMEPLLALRDELDFRGDEKRATEKKNRDYRRLSGNLTLYHPGDSDESQLVRGPYTQEARANWLRRVLETQQIVREIGPPAVAETELLTLPELQEIRRLWVVEKHEIEDLVPQIYEEAIGEAYPGPPIDEDLVFDAEALAMLREESQPGVGGDDPAVPAAGPLTFELARNLLDVERRFRTKANRRGLYKALEKTVEKCFYDGEDDALDRARQRSGEDEQEPPKKELVQISLLQPINDAEQNAEAVDAD, encoded by the coding sequence ATGGGCGGCGGGTCGGCGTTCGACGGCGGGATGAGCGGCGAACTGGCCGCCCTGCGGACGGAGATTTGCACGCTGTATAAAGACGACGCCGTCCCGTGGGTCATCGGCTATAGCGGCGGCAAAGATTCCACGGCGATCCTGCAGCTTGTCTGGCGGGCCTTGGAAAAACTGCCGGCCGCCGAGCGCACCAAGCCCGTGCACGTCATCAGCACGGACACGCTCGTTGAGAACCCCGTCGTGGCGGCATGGGTTTCCGGCTCGTTGAAGAAGATCGGCGACGCAGCCCGCGAGCAGGGCTTGCCGATTCAATCGCATCGGCTCACCCCGCCGGTCGAGGACACCTTCTGGGTGAACCTGATCGGCCGCGGCTACCCCGCCCCCCGGAACAAGTTCCGGTGGTGCACAAACCGCCTAAAGATTCAGCCGAGCAACAACTTCATCCGCGACGTGGTGCGGGAGAACGGCGAGGCGATCCTCGTGCTCGGCACCCGGCGGGCCGAGAGCCAAGCCCGCGCCCGCAACATGGCCAAGCACGCGGAGAACGCCGTCCGAGATCGTCTCTCGCCGAACGTGACGCTGCCGAACTGCCTGATTTACACGCCCATCGAGCGTTGGGCGAACGACGACGTGTGGGCGTTCCTCACCCGCGAGGGCAACCCGTGGGGACAGGACAACCACGCCCTCATGGGCATGTACCGCGGGGCCAGCGAGGACGGCGAGTGCCCGCTCGTGGTCGATAAGACCACTCCCTCCTGCGGCAACAGCCGGTTCGGGTGCTACGTCTGCACGCTCGTCGATCAGGACCGCTCGATGGCGGCCATGATCCAGAACGATGCCGAGAAGGAATGGATGGAGCCGTTGCTCGCCCTGCGAGACGAACTCGATTTTCGCGGTGACGAGAAGCGGGCGACCGAGAAGAAGAACCGCGACTATCGCCGGCTGTCCGGCAACCTCACGCTCTACCACCCCGGCGATAGCGACGAGAGCCAACTCGTCCGCGGGCCGTACACGCAGGAGGCTCGCGCCAACTGGCTGCGTCGCGTACTGGAAACCCAGCAAATCGTCCGAGAGATCGGTCCTCCCGCAGTCGCCGAGACGGAGCTATTGACCCTTCCCGAGCTGCAGGAGATTCGTCGACTGTGGGTCGTCGAGAAACACGAAATTGAGGACCTCGTTCCGCAGATCTACGAGGAGGCGATCGGCGAGGCCTATCCGGGACCGCCGATCGACGAGGACCTCGTGTTCGACGCCGAGGCGCTGGCGATGCTGCGCGAGGAGTCGCAACCTGGCGTCGGCGGCGACGATCCCGCCGTCCCCGCCGCCGGTCCGCTGACTTTCGAGTTAGCTCGCAACCTGCTGGACGTGGAGCGTCGATTCCGCACCAAGGCGAACCGCCGCGGACTGTATAAAGCGTTGGAGAAGACCGTCGAGAAATGTTTCTACGACGGCGAGGACGACGCGCTCGACCGGGCCCGCCAACGCAGCGGCGAGGACGAACAGGAACCGCCGAAGAAGGAGCTCGTCCAGATCAGCCTGCTGCAACCGATCAACGACGCGGAACAGAACGCGGAGGCCGTCGATGCGGATTGA
- the dndD gene encoding DNA sulfur modification protein DndD, giving the protein MRIDELVLNNVGPYRGEQRANLRPASPDRPVILFGGLNGAGKTTILEGIQLALYGNLSEPVRRSGLAYDEYLRRSTNRSSPSSEGSAVEVTFTVHESGKPKEYRLRRCWSLTPSASKKAKEVLDIWVDGEPDPPLCGLWPEHVAQFLPPRLAPLFFFDGERIEQLADPEQSAGTLRTAVGALLGADLVDQLHADLDVLLKRRQVDRAAEQDDRVPAAENALDAAEEARQVVAQAVADARSQLDRAEELLKRADRRYSEQGGRAADDRRENEKRLEKAVTERRGVEQEMRTLAAGSLPLALLSPLIKRTEEQLEKAGRRSDQRVAAHVLRDAADRLEAELTASKADPNVMEIVREWAANESYVPEHSRAAPPDAKRTADRLAQLRTVVLPAEIFKARELAVRHAEAAGRADDLTRTLSMTPDADAVREAASEREEALMTVGAKREALANADERLADATVERDRRQRDFDKLLAEDRLARGEEADAARFNRHAGAARAALARFGSRLRRRHLERLEKLVLECFRSLLRKTELARGLSIDPKTYALSITNSDGEEVRAERLSAGERQLLAVAMLWAMARASGRPLPVVVDTPLGRLDGVHRRRLAERYFPHAAGQVILLSTDEEIDVDLYASLAPHMSRAFHLDHDERGGTVIKNGYPFGGHESESVAREPAEPRRSHPAASRTATVPV; this is encoded by the coding sequence ATGCGGATTGACGAACTCGTTCTAAACAACGTCGGCCCCTACCGCGGCGAGCAGCGGGCCAACCTACGCCCGGCCTCGCCGGACAGGCCGGTGATTCTGTTCGGCGGTCTCAACGGGGCCGGGAAGACAACCATTTTGGAGGGCATTCAACTCGCCCTCTACGGCAACCTTTCCGAACCGGTCCGTCGCAGCGGGCTGGCCTATGACGAATACCTGCGGCGATCGACGAATCGTTCGTCGCCGTCGTCTGAGGGCTCGGCGGTTGAGGTCACGTTCACCGTGCACGAATCCGGCAAGCCGAAGGAGTACCGACTCCGCCGGTGTTGGAGCCTCACGCCGTCCGCCTCAAAGAAGGCTAAGGAAGTCCTCGACATCTGGGTCGACGGCGAACCTGATCCGCCCCTGTGTGGCCTGTGGCCGGAGCACGTCGCCCAATTCCTGCCGCCACGACTCGCCCCGCTGTTCTTCTTTGACGGGGAACGGATCGAGCAACTCGCCGACCCCGAACAGTCCGCGGGGACGCTCCGCACCGCCGTTGGCGCGTTGTTGGGAGCCGATCTCGTCGACCAGTTGCATGCGGACCTCGACGTCCTGCTAAAACGCCGCCAGGTTGATCGAGCCGCTGAGCAGGACGATCGGGTGCCTGCCGCTGAGAACGCTTTGGACGCAGCCGAGGAGGCGAGACAGGTCGTGGCACAGGCGGTCGCCGATGCGCGCTCACAGCTCGATCGGGCCGAGGAGCTGCTCAAGAGGGCGGATCGCCGCTACAGCGAACAGGGCGGTCGAGCCGCCGACGACCGCCGCGAGAACGAGAAGCGGCTGGAAAAGGCTGTCACGGAACGTCGGGGCGTCGAGCAGGAGATGCGAACCCTCGCCGCCGGTTCGCTTCCGCTGGCTCTCCTTTCCCCGCTCATCAAGCGGACCGAGGAGCAGTTGGAGAAAGCCGGTCGCCGGTCAGACCAGCGTGTCGCCGCTCACGTGCTGCGAGACGCGGCCGACCGATTAGAAGCGGAGCTTACGGCCTCCAAAGCCGACCCAAACGTAATGGAGATCGTCCGCGAGTGGGCTGCGAACGAGTCGTACGTTCCAGAGCACTCGCGTGCCGCCCCCCCGGACGCGAAACGCACCGCCGATCGCCTCGCTCAACTCCGCACCGTCGTACTCCCCGCGGAGATTTTTAAGGCGAGAGAACTCGCGGTCCGTCACGCCGAGGCCGCAGGCCGGGCGGATGACCTGACCCGCACCCTGTCGATGACTCCAGACGCCGACGCCGTTCGCGAAGCGGCGTCCGAACGCGAGGAGGCGTTGATGACGGTCGGTGCCAAGCGAGAAGCTCTCGCGAACGCGGACGAACGCCTCGCCGACGCCACCGTTGAGAGAGACCGTAGGCAGCGTGATTTTGATAAATTACTCGCCGAGGATCGGCTCGCCCGCGGCGAAGAGGCCGATGCCGCCCGGTTCAACCGTCACGCCGGAGCCGCTCGCGCCGCCCTGGCTCGGTTCGGCAGTCGCCTGCGTCGCCGGCACCTCGAACGGCTGGAAAAGCTGGTGCTCGAGTGCTTCCGATCCCTATTGAGGAAGACAGAGCTGGCCAGGGGACTCTCCATCGACCCGAAGACGTATGCCCTAAGCATTACGAATTCGGATGGCGAAGAGGTTCGCGCTGAACGGCTCAGTGCTGGCGAGCGTCAGTTGCTGGCCGTGGCGATGCTTTGGGCGATGGCCCGTGCCAGCGGCCGTCCTTTGCCCGTGGTCGTCGACACCCCGCTCGGTCGACTCGACGGCGTCCATCGCCGCCGGTTGGCGGAGCGGTACTTCCCGCACGCCGCCGGGCAGGTGATTCTGCTCTCGACCGACGAGGAGATCGACGTCGACCTCTACGCGTCGCTCGCCCCGCATATGAGCCGGGCGTTCCACCTCGACCACGACGAACGCGGCGGGACGGTGATCAAGAACGGCTACCCCTTTGGCGGCCACGAGAGCGAGTCCGTCGCCCGCGAACCGGCCGAGCCGCGACGTTCTCACCCCGCCGCCTCTCGAACCGCCACGGTGCCGGTATGA
- the dndE gene encoding DNA sulfur modification protein DndE, producing the protein MSAPIVETVRLSRTARDQMLSLKRRTGIEGWNVLSRWALCVSLAEPTRPRDPGPAGDGGIEMTWRTFAGGDADLYAALIRQRCTADGLAADDATAVVQEFHRHLHRGVAYLVGERDLASVSQLVSKSLA; encoded by the coding sequence GTGTCGGCTCCAATCGTAGAGACCGTGCGACTCTCCCGCACCGCCCGCGACCAGATGCTGTCCCTCAAACGCCGCACCGGCATCGAAGGCTGGAACGTCCTGAGCCGGTGGGCCCTCTGCGTTTCCCTTGCCGAACCGACCCGCCCCCGCGATCCCGGCCCCGCCGGCGACGGCGGCATCGAGATGACCTGGAGAACGTTCGCCGGGGGCGACGCGGACCTCTACGCCGCCCTAATCCGTCAACGGTGCACTGCGGACGGCCTCGCCGCAGACGATGCGACCGCAGTCGTTCAAGAGTTCCATCGCCACCTGCACCGCGGCGTCGCCTATCTAGTAGGAGAGCGTGATCTTGCGAGCGTTTCTCAGCTGGTCTCGAAGAGCCTCGCCTGA
- a CDS encoding AIPR family protein, with the protein MDTRTPLRPVEFEFADVELRSLPFPEGSSPTGRVKLGTCFLPVDDLPDELKEWMGVNPRRPQLSAKGRLKGPVAKRMVETLTDDPSRFVLKNMGIYLLVDGFDQQKEEGGRSTVRVRLSDPALHGIVNGGHTFHAIMEAREQIGDGDSLNAHVRVHLMQGVHPDDIVELAEGLNRSAQVNDASLAELTDRFDLVKRHLDGKTGADKIIYKSGDVGTVSVEQVLGLLSLFDVNRFSDRNTHPNTVFGHPKGVLDFFLADTKPAEKCEPGEVPARSFERIAPRSHEILVLSERIKQRKEMKSHFGSLKVGESKTSKYTGAGNERFRNQKCTFAPGHFHVKFMQGWLYPMLAAFRANVDREAWKEGQLEWLMDPLELLDAAADEMAKIISQVHKENNGKPAEVGRKEGAYRSCYHAVAFKLAQDGHPIV; encoded by the coding sequence ATGGATACGCGTACGCCGCTGCGCCCGGTCGAATTCGAGTTCGCCGACGTCGAACTGAGGTCTCTACCGTTCCCCGAGGGATCCTCCCCCACCGGACGGGTCAAGCTGGGCACCTGCTTCCTTCCAGTCGACGATCTGCCCGACGAACTCAAGGAGTGGATGGGTGTTAACCCTCGCCGCCCCCAGCTCAGTGCTAAGGGACGGCTGAAGGGGCCGGTCGCCAAGCGGATGGTGGAGACGTTGACGGACGACCCCTCCCGGTTCGTGCTGAAGAACATGGGCATCTACTTGCTGGTCGACGGGTTCGACCAGCAGAAGGAAGAAGGAGGCCGCTCGACCGTTCGCGTACGGCTATCTGATCCTGCCCTGCACGGGATCGTCAACGGAGGCCACACTTTCCACGCGATCATGGAGGCGCGGGAGCAGATCGGCGACGGAGATTCGTTGAATGCCCACGTGCGGGTCCACCTCATGCAGGGCGTGCACCCCGACGACATCGTGGAACTTGCTGAGGGGCTGAACCGTTCCGCTCAGGTAAATGACGCTAGCCTCGCCGAACTGACGGACCGCTTCGACCTCGTCAAGCGACACCTCGACGGGAAAACCGGTGCCGACAAGATCATCTACAAATCCGGTGACGTCGGCACAGTCAGCGTCGAGCAGGTTCTCGGGTTGCTGTCACTGTTCGACGTGAACCGCTTCTCCGATCGGAACACGCACCCGAATACGGTGTTTGGCCACCCGAAAGGGGTGTTGGATTTCTTCTTAGCGGACACCAAGCCGGCCGAAAAATGCGAACCCGGCGAGGTGCCCGCTAGGTCGTTCGAACGGATCGCCCCACGGTCTCATGAGATCCTCGTCCTTTCTGAACGCATCAAACAGCGGAAAGAGATGAAGTCTCATTTCGGTAGCTTGAAGGTCGGTGAATCCAAAACCAGCAAGTATACCGGGGCCGGGAACGAGCGGTTCCGCAATCAAAAGTGCACGTTCGCTCCCGGACACTTCCACGTAAAGTTCATGCAGGGTTGGTTATACCCCATGCTGGCTGCCTTTCGGGCTAACGTCGACCGGGAGGCGTGGAAGGAAGGCCAACTTGAATGGTTAATGGATCCGCTTGAGCTGTTGGACGCTGCCGCCGACGAGATGGCTAAAATCATCTCGCAAGTGCACAAGGAGAATAATGGCAAGCCCGCTGAGGTCGGTCGGAAGGAGGGGGCGTACCGCAGCTGCTACCACGCCGTCGCGTTCAAACTCGCACAAGACGGTCACCCGATCGTATGA
- a CDS encoding DNA phosphorothioation-associated putative methyltransferase: protein MPRSPADSVLEVSLERGRTAIIRTGLSRPTRLALDLGVLREGHTFYDHGCGRGGDVRRLRKAGIESAGWDPCHAPRASKIPADVVNLGYVINVIENPAERADTLREAWDFTGELLVVSARLRDELARLLGAASNEGDGTRTAAGTFQKFYTQAELRTWVDETLPDDAPPAVPIAPGVLLVFRDPARRQGFIASRYVRRRAAPRVRVSDRLFEEHKALLDPLIAFVADRGRLPGGTEVKTFADIAEAFGSLKRAMSVVRRVTGAERWEEYEAARRDELRLYLALSRFDDATNAKSRQRRIGRPKLSDLPEDLRLDIRAHFGTYAAACEEGDRTLFSAGDEKAREEAVASASFGKTLPRAFYVHVDHLDRLPLSLRVAESCARSFIGGYDDANLVKFNRVESKVSYLCYPTFDREAHPALAWSMRVAMGWCDVKSRDFSKSANPPVLHRKETFLPDDDSRYEKFRKLTAREEKLGLLDDTARIGTRDGWNETLTRHEVQVRGHRIEHSRGA from the coding sequence ATGCCACGATCGCCCGCCGATTCCGTTCTCGAGGTGTCCCTTGAACGAGGGCGCACAGCCATCATTCGAACCGGGTTGTCACGGCCAACCCGCTTAGCCTTGGACCTGGGCGTCCTGCGCGAAGGGCACACCTTCTACGACCACGGTTGTGGACGCGGCGGGGACGTTCGGCGGCTGCGAAAGGCGGGGATTGAGTCCGCAGGTTGGGATCCGTGCCACGCGCCCCGGGCATCGAAAATCCCCGCCGACGTCGTGAATCTCGGATACGTGATCAACGTTATCGAGAATCCTGCCGAGCGTGCAGACACGCTGCGTGAAGCGTGGGATTTCACTGGCGAACTGCTGGTCGTCTCCGCCCGGTTGCGCGACGAACTCGCCAGGCTTTTGGGAGCGGCGAGCAACGAGGGCGACGGCACGCGGACCGCCGCGGGCACGTTCCAGAAGTTCTATACGCAGGCAGAGCTGCGGACTTGGGTAGACGAGACGCTGCCGGACGACGCCCCGCCTGCGGTGCCGATCGCTCCGGGCGTGCTGCTCGTCTTTCGCGATCCGGCTCGACGGCAGGGCTTTATCGCGTCCCGCTACGTACGACGCCGAGCTGCGCCGCGGGTGCGGGTGAGCGACCGATTGTTCGAGGAGCACAAGGCTCTGCTCGATCCCCTCATCGCGTTCGTCGCCGACCGCGGACGTCTCCCGGGCGGTACGGAAGTGAAGACCTTCGCTGACATCGCCGAAGCGTTCGGATCGCTGAAGCGGGCGATGTCTGTGGTCCGGCGGGTCACGGGGGCGGAGCGTTGGGAGGAGTACGAAGCGGCCCGTCGCGACGAATTGCGGCTGTACCTCGCGCTCAGCCGCTTCGACGACGCTACCAATGCGAAATCTCGTCAAAGACGGATCGGGCGGCCAAAGCTGTCGGACCTGCCGGAAGACCTACGGCTCGACATCCGGGCGCACTTCGGCACGTACGCCGCGGCCTGTGAAGAGGGCGATCGAACCCTGTTCTCGGCCGGCGACGAGAAGGCTCGCGAGGAGGCCGTCGCCTCCGCGTCGTTCGGCAAGACGTTACCGAGAGCGTTCTACGTCCACGTCGATCATCTTGATCGGCTGCCCTTGTCGCTCCGGGTGGCCGAGAGCTGCGCCCGCAGCTTCATTGGCGGATACGACGACGCCAACCTCGTCAAGTTCAACCGAGTCGAATCGAAGGTCTCCTACCTCTGTTACCCGACGTTCGACCGGGAAGCGCACCCTGCTCTGGCATGGTCAATGCGTGTGGCGATGGGCTGGTGCGACGTAAAGTCCCGCGACTTCAGCAAGTCGGCGAACCCGCCGGTGCTGCATCGCAAGGAGACGTTCTTGCCGGACGACGATTCGCGTTACGAGAAGTTTCGCAAGCTGACCGCGCGAGAGGAGAAACTGGGCCTATTGGACGACACCGCCCGCATTGGCACCCGTGACGGGTGGAACGAGACGCTGACACGACACGAGGTGCAGGTTCGAGGACATCGCATCGAACATTCTCGCGGGGCGTAG
- a CDS encoding HNH endonuclease: MFWTIVAHRRTQPANVRLPFFHLSSDGLWECFDETGAPCDDRRKAATAALDPGFVASLRDPSSRLKAMHVLVETFFPIEERAELYALLQIAGPGESDADLPVPEAPAARGNVARFRLTVLSSYDYTCALTGYRLDAVDVGSPVDAAHIHAHAASHNNAPQNGIALSKLPHWLFDNGLWSLSDDLTVLVANDRYFREAAPDQRALADYAGLPVRLPNVEANRPDPACLRWHRRKVFLG; encoded by the coding sequence GTGTTCTGGACGATCGTCGCTCACCGCCGCACCCAACCGGCGAACGTGCGGCTGCCGTTCTTCCACCTCTCATCCGACGGGCTGTGGGAGTGTTTCGACGAAACCGGCGCCCCCTGCGACGACCGCAGGAAGGCGGCGACCGCGGCGCTGGACCCGGGCTTCGTCGCCTCCCTGCGGGATCCGTCGAGTCGCCTCAAGGCGATGCACGTGCTCGTGGAGACGTTCTTCCCGATCGAGGAGCGGGCAGAGCTGTACGCCCTGCTCCAGATCGCCGGCCCCGGCGAGAGCGACGCCGACCTACCCGTGCCCGAGGCCCCGGCGGCCCGGGGCAACGTTGCCCGCTTCCGGCTCACAGTGCTGAGTTCCTACGACTACACCTGCGCCCTCACCGGGTACCGGCTGGACGCCGTGGACGTCGGCTCGCCGGTGGACGCGGCCCACATCCACGCCCACGCCGCCAGCCACAACAATGCCCCGCAGAACGGCATCGCCCTGTCGAAGCTGCCGCACTGGCTGTTCGACAACGGGCTGTGGTCGCTGTCCGACGATCTGACGGTGTTGGTGGCGAACGACCGGTACTTTCGGGAGGCGGCGCCGGATCAGCGGGCATTGGCGGACTACGCCGGGCTGCCGGTCCGCCTGCCGAACGTCGAAGCGAACCGGCCGGACCCGGCGTGCCTGCGGTGGCACCGGCGGAAGGTGTTTCTCGGGTGA